A genome region from Proteus vulgaris includes the following:
- the rep gene encoding DNA helicase Rep: protein MRLNPGQQKAVEYVSGPCLVLAGAGSGKTRVITNKIAHLIRQCQYSAKQIAAVTFTNKAAREMKERVAQTLGRQEAKGLMISTFHTLGLEIIKREYKALGIKAKFSLFDDQDQSALLKELTADLLEEDKDLLSQLKSQISNWKNDLLTPEQVIGIARSQQDHTFAECFRRYEQHLRSCNVLDFDDLISRPTMLLRTNEEVRERWQRRIRYLLVDEYQDTNTSQYELVKWLVGERARFTVVGDDDQSIYSWRGARPQNLVLLQKDFPQLNVIKLEQNYRSSGRILKSANILIENNPHVFEKRLFSELGYGDELRVLTANNEEHEAERVAGELIAHHFINKTNYKDYAILYRGNHQSRIFEKYLMQNRIPYRISGETSFFSREEIKDILAYLRVITNPDDDAAFLRIVNKPRREIGPMTIQKLGEWAKIRDKSLYNACFDLGLSQTLTGRGLNSLQAFSQWMSRIVQKSEREPLLAVRDLLHEMDYESWLYETSSSAKAAEMRMKNINQLFLWMSEMLEGDELHEPMTLSQVVNRFTLRDMMERGETEEELDQVQLMTLHASKGLEFPHVFLVGMEEGILPHQSSIDEDNVDEERRLAYVGITRAQKTLTFTLCKERRQYGELIKPEPSRFLYELPQDDLNWDTNKKKALSAEEKQEKGQKGVAGLRAMLARHKPE, encoded by the coding sequence ATGCGATTAAATCCTGGTCAGCAAAAAGCAGTGGAATATGTGTCAGGCCCTTGTTTGGTCTTGGCAGGTGCAGGATCAGGTAAAACACGGGTTATTACCAATAAAATTGCACATCTTATTCGTCAATGCCAATACTCAGCAAAGCAGATCGCGGCAGTTACGTTTACCAATAAAGCTGCGCGTGAAATGAAAGAGCGTGTCGCTCAAACCTTAGGTCGCCAAGAAGCGAAGGGATTGATGATCTCAACGTTCCATACCTTGGGATTAGAAATTATTAAACGTGAATATAAAGCGCTAGGTATTAAAGCGAAATTTTCATTGTTTGATGATCAAGACCAATCGGCATTACTCAAAGAATTAACGGCTGATTTATTAGAAGAAGATAAAGATTTACTTTCTCAGTTAAAAAGCCAAATCTCTAACTGGAAAAATGATCTTCTCACGCCAGAGCAAGTCATAGGAATAGCGAGATCGCAGCAAGATCATACCTTTGCAGAATGTTTTCGACGTTACGAGCAACACCTGCGTAGTTGTAACGTGCTCGACTTTGATGACTTAATTAGCCGACCGACCATGTTATTACGTACGAATGAAGAAGTGAGAGAACGTTGGCAACGACGTATTCGTTATTTGCTGGTGGATGAATATCAGGATACTAATACAAGCCAATATGAATTGGTCAAATGGTTGGTCGGTGAAAGGGCTCGCTTTACGGTTGTTGGTGATGATGACCAATCAATTTATTCATGGCGTGGCGCTCGTCCTCAAAATCTAGTGTTATTACAAAAAGATTTTCCACAACTTAATGTGATTAAGCTGGAACAAAATTATCGCTCTTCTGGACGTATTCTAAAATCAGCGAATATCTTGATTGAAAATAATCCCCATGTTTTTGAAAAACGGTTATTTTCAGAATTAGGTTATGGTGATGAACTGCGGGTTTTAACGGCAAATAATGAAGAGCATGAAGCTGAACGTGTAGCTGGTGAATTAATTGCTCATCACTTTATTAATAAAACTAATTATAAGGATTATGCGATCCTTTATCGTGGTAACCATCAATCCCGTATTTTTGAAAAATACTTGATGCAAAATCGTATTCCTTATCGCATTTCAGGTGAAACTTCTTTTTTCTCACGAGAAGAGATAAAAGATATTTTGGCCTATTTGCGGGTCATTACTAATCCTGATGATGATGCGGCATTTTTACGTATTGTGAATAAACCGCGTCGTGAAATCGGGCCTATGACCATTCAAAAGTTAGGTGAGTGGGCAAAAATTAGAGATAAAAGCTTATACAATGCCTGTTTTGATTTGGGATTAAGTCAAACATTAACAGGTCGAGGATTGAATTCATTACAAGCATTCTCACAATGGATGTCGCGTATAGTACAGAAATCAGAACGAGAGCCACTATTAGCCGTACGTGACTTATTGCATGAAATGGATTATGAAAGTTGGTTATATGAAACCTCAAGTAGTGCGAAAGCCGCAGAAATGAGGATGAAAAATATTAATCAGCTATTTTTATGGATGAGTGAAATGCTTGAAGGTGATGAATTACATGAGCCTATGACGCTTTCTCAAGTCGTTAACCGTTTTACCTTGCGCGATATGATGGAGCGAGGAGAAACAGAAGAAGAGTTAGATCAAGTTCAGTTAATGACTTTGCATGCTTCTAAAGGTCTTGAATTTCCTCATGTGTTTCTCGTTGGAATGGAAGAAGGGATATTGCCACACCAAAGTAGTATTGATGAAGATAATGTAGATGAAGAAAGGCGTCTTGCTTATGTGGGAATTACGCGTGCACAAAAAACACTCACGTTTACATTATGTAAGGAAAGACGTCAATACGGTGAATTAATCAAACCTGAACCAAGCCGTTTTCTTTATGAATTACCTCAAGATGATTTGAATTGGGATACCAATAAAAAGAAAGCATTAAGTGCTGAGGAAAAACAAGAGAAAGGGCAAAAAGGTGTTGCAGGATTAAGAGCTATGTTAGCAAGGCATAAACCTGAATAG
- the gppA gene encoding guanosine-5'-triphosphate,3'-diphosphate diphosphatase, translated as MLKSSSLYAAIDLGSNSFHMLVVREIAGSIQVLSRVKRKVRLAAGLNSENELSEQAMERGWQCLRLFSEYLRDIPAEQIRVVATATLRIAKNADIFVAKASEILGNTVHVISGEEEARLIYRGVAHTTGGAEQRLVVDIGGGSTELVTGTGAKTTQLMSLSMGCVTWLERYFTDRSLTQENFAKAQEAAKAILAPVADKLIEQGWQVCVGASGTVQALQEIMIAQGMDELITLPKLERLKHKAIECGKLEELEIEGLTFERALVFPSGLAILIAIFETLHIDNMILAGGALREGLVYGMLHLPIEQDIRQRTLRNIQRRFQIDIEQAHRVQQLAEHFFIQVSKNWQLDNRCRELLNSACALHEIGLSVDFRQAPSHASYLISHLDLPGYTPAQRRLLASLLKNQTGIIDLAPLNHQNALPITQATQLVRLLRLAIIFASRRRDDTLPALRLRTEDEKLIITLPYQWLNEHPLRAENLQEEIQLQSYVHWSLIIEEQNSSRIS; from the coding sequence ATGCTGAAATCCTCATCACTTTATGCTGCTATTGATTTAGGTTCTAACAGTTTTCATATGTTAGTCGTTCGAGAAATCGCGGGCTCTATACAAGTCCTTTCCCGCGTGAAACGTAAAGTTCGACTCGCAGCTGGCCTAAACAGTGAAAATGAATTGTCAGAGCAGGCAATGGAACGCGGTTGGCAATGTTTACGACTTTTTTCTGAATATCTACGTGATATTCCGGCTGAACAAATCAGAGTCGTCGCAACAGCCACATTACGTATTGCTAAAAATGCAGATATTTTTGTCGCAAAAGCGTCTGAAATATTAGGCAATACTGTTCATGTTATTAGTGGTGAGGAAGAAGCACGCCTTATCTATCGTGGCGTTGCACATACCACTGGTGGTGCAGAACAACGTTTAGTCGTCGATATCGGTGGAGGCAGCACCGAACTGGTTACTGGTACAGGCGCTAAAACGACACAATTAATGAGCTTAAGTATGGGCTGTGTCACTTGGTTAGAGCGTTATTTTACTGATCGCTCTTTAACTCAAGAAAATTTTGCGAAAGCACAAGAAGCAGCTAAAGCGATACTCGCCCCCGTGGCGGATAAATTAATTGAACAAGGCTGGCAAGTGTGTGTGGGCGCCTCTGGTACTGTACAAGCGTTGCAAGAAATCATGATAGCTCAAGGTATGGATGAATTAATCACCTTACCTAAGCTTGAACGGCTCAAGCACAAAGCCATTGAATGTGGAAAACTGGAAGAATTGGAAATTGAAGGGCTGACTTTTGAACGGGCCTTAGTGTTTCCGAGTGGGCTTGCCATCTTAATCGCTATATTTGAAACATTACATATCGACAATATGATTTTAGCAGGCGGTGCATTACGAGAAGGCTTAGTCTATGGAATGTTACATCTTCCTATTGAGCAGGACATCCGCCAACGTACTCTTCGTAATATTCAGCGTCGATTTCAGATTGATATTGAGCAAGCACACCGAGTTCAACAACTTGCAGAACACTTTTTTATCCAAGTCAGCAAGAATTGGCAGTTAGATAATCGTTGCCGTGAGTTGCTTAATAGTGCCTGCGCATTACATGAAATCGGCCTAAGTGTCGATTTCCGCCAAGCCCCTTCACATGCGAGCTATCTGATCTCTCATCTTGATTTACCAGGATACACACCTGCACAACGACGTTTATTGGCTTCTTTGCTAAAAAACCAAACAGGGATCATCGATCTTGCGCCTCTTAATCATCAAAACGCCTTACCGATCACTCAAGCTACTCAACTAGTGCGTTTACTGCGGTTAGCCATCATTTTTGCTAGTCGTCGCCGTGATGATACTCTCCCAGCATTGCGATTACGCACTGAAGATGAAAAACTCATTATTACATTGCCATATCAATGGCTTAATGAGCACCCGTTACGCGCTGAAAATCTCCAAGAAGAGATCCAACTTCAGAGTTATGTTCATTGGTCTTTAATAATTGAAGAACAAAATAGCTCTCGTATAAGTTAG
- the rhlB gene encoding ATP-dependent RNA helicase RhlB, with protein MSKTYLTEKKFSDFALHPKVIEALEKKGFSNCTQIQALTLPITVKGQDIAGQAQTGTGKTLAFLTSTFHYLLTHPAKEGHETNQPRALIMAPTRELAVQIYSDAKELAQHTGIKMGLAYGGDGYDEQLKVLSNGVDIVIGTTGRLIDYVKQGHINLNAIQVVVLDEADRMYDLGFIKDIRWIFRRMPVAAERMNMLFSATLSYRVRELAFEQMNNPEYVEVEPEQKTGFSIKEELFYPSNEEKMRLLQTLIEEEWPDRCIIFANTKHRCDDIWAHLAADGHRVGLLTGDVPQKKRLRILEDFTQGNIDILVATDVAARGLHIPSVTHVFNYDLPDDCEDYVHRIGRTGRAGNSGNSISLACEEYALNLPAIETYIQHAIPVSKYNSDALLADLPEPKRRHRPRQGQPRRNNASVRNNRGNNTHRNNRNKRPSHP; from the coding sequence ATGAGCAAAACATATTTGACAGAAAAGAAGTTTTCCGACTTCGCCTTGCATCCAAAAGTGATAGAAGCCCTTGAGAAAAAAGGGTTCTCTAATTGTACACAAATTCAGGCATTGACGTTACCTATCACTGTGAAAGGTCAAGACATTGCCGGGCAAGCCCAAACAGGAACAGGCAAAACGTTGGCGTTTTTAACCTCAACGTTCCATTATCTTTTAACACACCCTGCTAAAGAAGGGCATGAAACTAATCAACCTCGTGCTCTTATTATGGCACCAACACGCGAATTAGCCGTGCAGATTTATTCTGATGCTAAAGAGCTTGCGCAACATACAGGAATTAAAATGGGTCTCGCCTATGGTGGCGATGGCTATGACGAACAACTCAAAGTATTAAGTAATGGTGTCGATATTGTTATTGGCACAACAGGTCGTTTAATTGACTACGTTAAGCAAGGTCATATTAACCTTAACGCAATCCAGGTTGTGGTGCTTGATGAAGCTGACAGAATGTACGATCTTGGCTTTATCAAAGATATTCGTTGGATTTTCCGTCGGATGCCAGTTGCTGCTGAGCGTATGAATATGCTGTTTTCTGCGACACTTTCTTACCGCGTAAGAGAGCTGGCTTTTGAGCAGATGAATAACCCTGAGTATGTTGAAGTTGAACCTGAACAAAAAACAGGTTTTAGCATAAAAGAAGAACTCTTCTATCCTTCAAATGAAGAGAAAATGCGTCTTCTTCAAACACTAATTGAAGAAGAATGGCCGGATCGCTGTATTATTTTCGCCAATACAAAACATCGTTGTGACGATATTTGGGCACATCTTGCCGCAGATGGACACCGTGTTGGTTTATTAACAGGTGATGTTCCTCAGAAAAAACGTCTACGCATTTTAGAAGATTTTACCCAAGGTAATATTGATATTCTGGTCGCCACTGACGTTGCCGCTAGGGGGCTCCATATTCCATCGGTCACTCATGTTTTTAACTATGATTTACCTGATGATTGCGAAGACTATGTTCACCGTATTGGTAGAACGGGACGTGCTGGAAATAGTGGTAACTCAATCAGTCTTGCGTGTGAAGAATATGCGCTAAATTTACCTGCAATTGAGACTTATATTCAACATGCTATCCCAGTGAGTAAATATAATAGTGATGCGTTATTAGCTGATCTTCCTGAGCCTAAACGCCGTCATCGTCCTCGACAAGGTCAGCCTCGTCGCAATAATGCGTCAGTGCGAAATAATAGAGGAAATAATACTCACCGTAACAACCGAAATAAACGCCCGAGTCATCCATAA
- the trxA gene encoding thioredoxin TrxA, with the protein MSDKILHLSDSKFDADVLNATGPVLVDFWAEWCGPCKMIAPILDEVATEYAGKLTVAKLNIDQNPLTAPKYGIRGIPTLILFKNGAVAATKVGALSKTQLKEFLDENI; encoded by the coding sequence ATGAGCGATAAAATCCTTCACTTATCTGACAGCAAATTCGATGCTGATGTATTAAATGCAACCGGCCCTGTGCTCGTTGATTTCTGGGCTGAATGGTGTGGCCCATGTAAAATGATTGCTCCTATTCTAGATGAAGTTGCAACAGAATACGCTGGTAAATTAACAGTTGCGAAGCTAAACATCGATCAAAACCCGCTGACAGCACCAAAATACGGTATTCGTGGTATTCCTACACTGATTTTATTCAAAAACGGTGCAGTTGCTGCGACTAAAGTGGGCGCATTGTCAAAAACTCAACTAAAAGAGTTTTTAGACGAAAATATCTAA
- the rho gene encoding transcription termination factor Rho — protein MNLTELKNTPVSELIALGENMGLENLARMRKQDIIFSILKQHAKSGEDIFGDGVLEILQDGFGFLRSADSSYLAGPDDIYVSPSQIRRFNLRTGDTIAGKIRPPKEGERYFALLKVNEVNFDKPENARSKILFENLTPLHANNRLRMERGNGSTEDLTARVLDLAAPIGRGQRGLIVAPPKAGKTMLLQNIAANIAHNYPDCVLMVLLIDERPEEVTEMQRLVKGEVIASTFDEPASRHVQVAEMVIEKAKRLVEHKKDVIILLDSITRLARAYNTVVPSSGKVLTGGVDANALHRPKRFFGAARNVEEGGSLTIIATALVDTGSKMDEVIYEEFKGTGNMELHLSRKIAEKRVFPAIDYNRSGTRKEELLTSQDELQKMWILRKIIHPMGEIDAMEFLINKLAMTKTNEEFFDFMKRS, from the coding sequence ATGAATCTTACCGAATTAAAAAATACGCCGGTATCAGAACTGATAGCACTTGGCGAAAATATGGGGCTAGAGAACCTGGCTCGAATGAGAAAGCAAGACATTATTTTCTCTATCTTGAAGCAACACGCGAAAAGTGGAGAAGATATTTTCGGTGACGGTGTGCTGGAAATATTGCAGGATGGCTTCGGCTTCCTACGTTCCGCAGACAGTTCCTACCTTGCTGGTCCCGATGATATCTACGTTTCTCCTAGTCAAATTCGCCGTTTTAACCTTCGCACTGGTGACACTATCGCAGGAAAAATTCGTCCCCCTAAAGAAGGTGAACGTTATTTTGCCCTCCTAAAAGTTAATGAAGTTAACTTTGATAAACCAGAAAATGCCCGCAGTAAAATCCTCTTTGAAAACTTAACACCTTTACATGCTAATAACCGTTTACGCATGGAACGTGGTAACGGCTCAACAGAAGACTTAACCGCGCGTGTTCTTGACTTAGCGGCACCAATTGGTCGTGGTCAACGTGGTCTTATCGTTGCTCCACCAAAAGCAGGTAAAACCATGTTGCTGCAAAATATTGCAGCAAATATTGCTCATAACTACCCAGATTGTGTATTAATGGTACTTCTAATTGATGAACGTCCAGAAGAAGTGACAGAAATGCAACGCTTAGTAAAAGGGGAAGTTATCGCTTCAACCTTTGACGAGCCCGCTTCCCGCCATGTGCAAGTTGCAGAAATGGTGATTGAAAAAGCGAAACGCTTAGTTGAGCATAAAAAAGACGTTATCATCCTGTTAGACTCCATCACACGTTTAGCGCGTGCTTATAACACCGTTGTTCCTTCATCAGGAAAGGTGTTAACAGGTGGTGTGGATGCAAACGCATTACATCGTCCTAAACGTTTCTTCGGTGCGGCGCGTAATGTTGAAGAAGGTGGTAGCTTGACCATCATTGCAACAGCATTAGTCGATACGGGTTCTAAGATGGACGAAGTTATCTACGAAGAATTTAAGGGTACAGGTAATATGGAATTACACCTGTCTCGTAAAATTGCTGAAAAACGTGTTTTCCCTGCGATTGATTATAATCGTTCTGGTACACGTAAAGAAGAGTTACTGACGTCTCAAGATGAGCTACAAAAAATGTGGATCCTGCGTAAAATTATTCATCCAATGGGTGAAATTGACGCAATGGAATTCCTCATTAATAAGTTAGCAATGACTAAGACAAATGAAGAATTTTTCGATTTTATGAAACGATCATAA
- the wecA gene encoding UDP-N-acetylglucosamine--undecaprenyl-phosphate N-acetylglucosaminephosphotransferase: MDILKMSTSVFYVFLFSFAFLFLARKIAKKIGLVDKPNYRKKHHGLIPLVGGISVYFGIVFAFYISDIYIPHKELYLACAGLLVFIGALDDRFDISVKIRATIQAFVGIVMMVGAGLKLDTLGHAFGPWEMHLGPFGYIVTLFAVWAAINAFNMVDGIDGLLGGLSCVSFGALGILLYQGGNSALAFWCFSFIAAILPYILLNLGVCGKKFKVFMGDAGSTLIGFTIIWLLVASTQTQPRPVKAVTALWIIAIPLMDMVAIMYRRLRKGMSPFSPDRQHIHHLIMRAGFTSRQAFILITLSAALLAAIGIIGQNLSFVPEWFMLALFLLAFVMYGYCIKRAWRVARFIKRHKRRLRRATQQH; encoded by the coding sequence GTGGATATACTAAAAATGAGCACAAGCGTTTTTTATGTGTTCTTATTTTCTTTCGCATTTTTATTCTTGGCTCGTAAAATTGCAAAGAAAATCGGACTCGTGGATAAACCGAATTATCGTAAAAAACATCATGGATTGATCCCTCTCGTTGGGGGAATATCAGTCTATTTTGGTATTGTTTTCGCATTTTATATTTCAGATATCTATATTCCTCATAAGGAATTATATCTGGCATGTGCGGGGCTCCTTGTTTTTATCGGCGCATTAGATGATCGTTTTGATATTAGTGTCAAAATTAGAGCGACAATCCAAGCTTTTGTTGGGATTGTGATGATGGTCGGGGCGGGGCTAAAACTTGATACACTAGGGCATGCTTTTGGTCCTTGGGAAATGCATTTAGGGCCTTTTGGCTATATTGTTACACTTTTTGCTGTTTGGGCAGCAATCAATGCCTTTAACATGGTTGATGGTATTGATGGGCTATTAGGTGGCCTTTCTTGTGTTTCTTTTGGCGCACTTGGTATTTTATTATATCAAGGTGGTAATTCAGCGCTCGCATTCTGGTGCTTCTCATTTATTGCGGCAATTTTACCTTATATCCTTTTAAACTTGGGGGTTTGCGGTAAAAAATTCAAAGTCTTTATGGGGGATGCGGGAAGTACACTGATTGGATTTACCATTATTTGGTTATTGGTCGCGTCAACACAAACTCAGCCCCGCCCTGTTAAAGCAGTCACCGCATTATGGATAATTGCTATTCCTCTTATGGATATGGTCGCAATTATGTACCGTCGTTTACGCAAAGGAATGAGTCCTTTCTCTCCAGACCGTCAACATATCCATCATTTGATTATGCGTGCAGGTTTTACCTCCCGCCAAGCTTTCATACTAATTACACTGTCAGCCGCGTTATTAGCCGCGATTGGTATTATCGGTCAAAACCTATCATTTGTACCAGAATGGTTTATGTTGGCATTATTCTTGCTTGCATTTGTTATGTATGGTTATTGCATTAAACGCGCGTGGCGAGTCGCTCGTTTTATTAAACGACATAAGCGTCGCTTACGTAGAGCAACACAACAGCATTAA